In Sphingobacteriaceae bacterium, the following proteins share a genomic window:
- a CDS encoding signal recognition particle-docking protein FtsY, with translation MSFFSKLFTKENKESLDQGLAKSKESFFGKITKAIAGKSTVDADVLDNLEEILIMGDVGVGTTIKIIQRIEERVKRDKYVGTSELNTILKEEIVNLLSENNKTPAHFSEPLKQKPHVIMVVGVNGVGKTTSIGKIAHHYKQAGKSVILGAADTFRAAAVEQLIIWGERVGVPVVNQGMGADPASVAFDTLSSAKAKDADVVIIDTAGRLHNKVNLMNELTKIKNVMKKVVPDAPHEILLVLDGSTGQNAIEQCKQFTAATDVNALAVTKLDGTAKGGVVIGISDEFKIPVKYIGVGEKMTDLQVFSAPEFVDSLFSK, from the coding sequence ATGAGTTTTTTCTCAAAACTATTTACCAAAGAAAATAAAGAAAGCCTTGATCAGGGACTGGCTAAGAGCAAAGAGAGTTTTTTTGGAAAAATAACCAAAGCCATTGCCGGAAAAAGTACTGTAGATGCTGATGTTCTGGATAACCTGGAAGAAATTCTGATTATGGGTGACGTGGGTGTAGGAACTACCATAAAAATTATTCAACGCATCGAAGAACGCGTAAAACGTGATAAGTATGTTGGTACCAGCGAACTTAATACGATTTTAAAGGAAGAGATTGTTAATCTCCTTTCTGAAAATAATAAAACGCCCGCTCACTTTTCCGAACCACTGAAACAAAAACCCCATGTTATTATGGTGGTTGGAGTAAATGGGGTTGGTAAGACAACCAGCATTGGAAAGATTGCACACCATTACAAACAGGCAGGCAAGTCTGTTATTTTGGGCGCTGCAGACACTTTTAGAGCTGCAGCGGTAGAACAGTTAATTATTTGGGGCGAAAGGGTAGGAGTGCCGGTGGTTAACCAGGGCATGGGTGCTGATCCTGCAAGTGTGGCCTTTGATACTTTGAGTAGTGCGAAAGCGAAAGATGCTGATGTAGTAATTATTGATACAGCCGGACGACTGCATAATAAAGTCAATTTAATGAACGAGTTGACTAAGATTAAGAATGTGATGAAAAAGGTTGTTCCTGACGCGCCACACGAAATATTGTTAGTATTGGATGGAAGCACTGGTCAGAACGCCATAGAACAATGCAAACAGTTCACGGCAGCTACAGATGTAAATGCTTTGGCTGTAACAAAATTAGATGGCACGGCTAAGGGTGGTGTGGTTATTGGGATTTCAGATGAATTTAAAATTCCTGTAAAGTATATTGGCGTAGGAGAAAAGATGACTGATCTTCAAGTATTCAGCGCTCCTGAGTTCGTAGACAGCTTGTTTAGTAAATAG
- a CDS encoding DUF4295 domain-containing protein, which translates to MAKKVVATLKSGKGKDFTKVIKMVRSEKTGAYNFKEEIVHNDHIADFLKSK; encoded by the coding sequence ATGGCAAAGAAGGTAGTTGCAACGCTAAAAAGTGGTAAAGGAAAAGACTTTACTAAAGTTATTAAAATGGTAAGATCAGAAAAAACTGGTGCTTACAATTTCAAAGAAGAGATCGTTCATAACGATCACATTGCTGATTTCTTAAAATCAAAATAA
- the rpmG gene encoding 50S ribosomal protein L33: protein MAKKGNRIQVILECTEHKESGKPGTSRYITTKNKKNTTERIELKKYNSVLKRMTVHKEIK, encoded by the coding sequence ATGGCAAAAAAAGGCAATAGAATCCAAGTAATTTTAGAGTGTACCGAGCATAAAGAAAGCGGTAAACCGGGAACTTCCCGCTATATCACTACTAAAAACAAAAAAAATACAACTGAGCGTATTGAATTGAAAAAATATAATTCAGTTTTAAAACGCATGACAGTTCACAAAGAAATTAAATAA
- a CDS encoding 50S ribosomal protein L28 yields MSRICQLTGKKAMGGNKVSFSNTKTRRQFKVNLKRKRFFIPETNEWIVLRVSTSAIKNINKKGISACLKEAKANGLLA; encoded by the coding sequence ATGTCACGTATTTGTCAGTTAACAGGAAAAAAAGCGATGGGTGGAAACAAAGTATCGTTTTCAAACACTAAAACCCGTCGTCAGTTTAAAGTAAATTTAAAACGCAAGCGTTTCTTTATTCCGGAAACTAACGAGTGGATCGTATTACGCGTATCTACTTCGGCGATCAAAAATATTAACAAGAAAGGCATTAGTGCCTGTTTAAAAGAAGCCAAAGCTAACGGCCTTCTTGCATAA
- the ribD gene encoding riboflavin biosynthesis protein RibD — MNHEYYMQQALEQARLGWPKVAPNPMVGSVIVKNNEIISSGYHQKFGEAHAEVNAIANLPSTVLPAECTLYVTLEPCSHYGKTPPCADLIIAKGFKNVVVGCKDPNPLVAGRGILKLESAGIKVISGVLEKEVRAQNKRFIRFFEEKRPYYIMKWAITADGYISKFPVPKIREENYITHRDAQVYVHEMRSEVMGIFVGKHTVLNDNPHLTTRLVKGENPVRIFIDRNLEVSRDFNIYNQDAKTIVFNAKKNAVESNIQFIKLNFEDDILSQVNAKLYEQQIQSVLVEGGAFLINEFLKNDLWDEVLVFQNPDLYFREGLKAPVFALKNTFDLVGSDKLYHHFRHESLTANGAFEKEIF, encoded by the coding sequence ATGAACCACGAATACTATATGCAGCAAGCCCTTGAGCAGGCCAGATTAGGCTGGCCGAAGGTGGCGCCAAATCCTATGGTGGGTTCGGTTATTGTAAAAAATAACGAAATAATTTCGAGTGGCTACCATCAAAAATTCGGTGAAGCTCACGCAGAAGTAAATGCTATAGCAAACCTGCCGTCTACCGTTTTACCGGCTGAATGCACGCTGTATGTGACTTTGGAGCCTTGCAGTCATTATGGTAAAACGCCGCCCTGTGCAGATCTTATTATTGCAAAAGGATTTAAAAACGTGGTTGTGGGGTGTAAAGATCCTAATCCTTTGGTGGCCGGAAGAGGGATTCTTAAACTTGAGAGCGCAGGAATAAAGGTAATTTCAGGTGTTTTAGAAAAGGAGGTACGTGCTCAAAATAAACGGTTCATTCGTTTTTTTGAAGAAAAGCGTCCCTACTACATTATGAAGTGGGCTATTACGGCTGACGGCTATATCAGCAAATTTCCCGTTCCAAAAATAAGAGAAGAGAATTATATTACCCACCGCGATGCGCAGGTTTACGTGCATGAGATGCGTTCGGAGGTGATGGGTATTTTCGTTGGAAAACACACCGTCTTGAATGATAATCCCCATTTAACAACAAGATTGGTAAAAGGAGAAAATCCTGTAAGAATTTTTATTGATAGAAATCTTGAGGTTTCCAGGGACTTTAATATTTATAATCAGGATGCGAAAACTATCGTTTTTAATGCTAAAAAAAACGCTGTTGAAAGTAATATTCAGTTTATCAAGCTGAATTTTGAAGACGATATTCTTTCACAAGTTAACGCTAAGCTGTATGAGCAGCAAATACAGAGTGTGCTTGTGGAAGGAGGAGCATTTTTGATTAACGAGTTTCTGAAAAATGATCTTTGGGACGAAGTGTTGGTTTTTCAGAACCCGGATCTCTATTTTCGCGAAGGCCTAAAAGCACCTGTTTTCGCATTAAAAAACACATTCGACTTAGTGGGCAGTGATAAACTTTACCATCATTTTCGCCACGAGAGTTTAACTGCAAATGGGGCGTTTGAGAAAGAAATATTTTAA
- a CDS encoding signal recognition particle protein: MFDNLQDKLDRAFKVLKGQGQITEINVAETLKEVRKALLDADVNYKVAKTFTDTVKEKALGQNVLTSLSPGQLLIKITHDELALLMGGTKEDIYLGGNPTVILMSGLQGSGKTTFTGKLALYLKSKKGKKPLMVACDVYRPAAIDQLHVLGEQIEVEVFSNKEEKNPIKIAEAAIKQAKENGNSVVLIDTAGRLAVDEQMMTEIAELKKAVKPNEILFVVDSMTGQDAVNTAKAFNERLDFDGVILTKLDGDTRGGAALSIKSIVNKPIKFIGTGEKMDALDVFYPERMADRILGMGDVVTLVERAQEQFSEEEARKLNKKIATNKFDFNDFLNQLHQIKKMGNIKDLVGMIPGMGKAVKDMDIDENAFKGIEAIIFSMTPEERSKPELINGSRRQRVAKGSGQGIQEVNKLLKQFEDTRKMMRMMNDKNAMAKMMRAMPKGMPKG, translated from the coding sequence ATGTTTGATAATTTACAGGATAAGCTCGACCGCGCATTTAAAGTATTAAAAGGTCAGGGACAGATTACAGAAATAAACGTGGCAGAAACGTTGAAAGAAGTGCGCAAAGCCTTGCTGGATGCCGACGTTAACTACAAAGTTGCCAAAACATTTACCGACACAGTAAAAGAGAAAGCTCTTGGACAAAATGTGCTTACCTCCTTGTCGCCGGGTCAGCTCTTAATTAAAATTACACACGACGAGCTTGCCCTTTTAATGGGTGGTACAAAAGAAGATATATACCTGGGCGGAAATCCTACCGTTATTTTAATGAGTGGCTTGCAGGGTTCTGGTAAAACAACTTTTACCGGAAAACTTGCGCTTTATTTAAAATCAAAAAAAGGTAAAAAACCTTTAATGGTAGCTTGCGACGTTTACCGTCCTGCTGCAATTGACCAACTGCATGTGCTCGGAGAGCAAATTGAGGTTGAAGTATTCAGTAACAAGGAAGAAAAAAACCCCATTAAAATTGCTGAAGCTGCAATAAAACAAGCAAAGGAAAATGGCAATAGTGTTGTATTGATAGATACAGCCGGCCGTTTGGCGGTTGACGAACAAATGATGACCGAAATTGCCGAACTTAAAAAAGCGGTAAAACCAAATGAGATCCTGTTTGTTGTGGACAGTATGACCGGTCAGGATGCGGTAAATACTGCTAAAGCCTTCAACGAACGGTTGGATTTTGACGGTGTTATCTTAACCAAATTAGATGGTGATACCCGTGGTGGAGCTGCTCTTTCAATTAAGAGCATTGTAAATAAACCTATTAAATTTATTGGTACTGGCGAAAAAATGGATGCTTTGGATGTTTTTTATCCGGAGCGTATGGCTGACCGTATTTTGGGAATGGGTGACGTGGTAACCCTCGTTGAACGTGCCCAGGAACAATTCAGCGAAGAGGAAGCCCGCAAACTCAATAAAAAAATCGCTACCAATAAATTCGACTTTAACGACTTCCTGAATCAATTACACCAGATCAAAAAAATGGGGAACATTAAAGACCTCGTTGGGATGATCCCTGGTATGGGAAAGGCTGTTAAAGATATGGATATTGATGAAAATGCATTTAAAGGAATTGAAGCTATCATTTTTAGTATGACTCCCGAAGAACGCAGTAAACCTGAATTGATCAATGGGTCTCGCAGACAACGTGTGGCTAAAGGCAGCGGACAAGGTATACAGGAGGTAAACAAACTTTTAAAACAGTTTGAAGACACACGCAAAATGATGCGCATGATGAATGATAAGAATGCCATGGCAAAAATGATGCGTGCTATGCCAAAAGGTATGCCAAAGGGTTAA
- a CDS encoding bifunctional 5,10-methylene-tetrahydrofolate dehydrogenase/5,10-methylene-tetrahydrofolate cyclohydrolase (catalyzes the formation of 5,10-methenyltetrahydrofolate from 5,10-methylenetetrahydrofolate and subsequent formation of 10-formyltetrahydrofolate from 5,10-methenyltetrahydrofolate), with protein MQLIDGKKISLQIQEEIAIKVKNIISSGMKQPHLAAVLVGNDGGSETYVASKIKACENVGFKSSLIRLEAGVTQEKLLETVHALNSNPDVDGFIVQLPLPKHISEQKIIEAIDPKKDVDGFHPINVGRMVLNLPCYVSATPNGILDLLNRYKIETSGKNCVVIGRSNIVGSPMSILLAKNTNLGNCTVTLCHSKTKDLKSHTLNADIIICALGQPEFLKADMVKEGVVVIDVGTTRVPSTETKSGFKLKGDVKFDEVSPKCSYITPVPGGVGPMTIASLIKNTLLAAKKEIYS; from the coding sequence ATGCAGTTAATCGACGGAAAAAAAATCTCTTTACAGATACAAGAAGAAATAGCTATTAAAGTAAAGAACATAATTTCTTCCGGAATGAAACAGCCTCACCTCGCCGCTGTGTTAGTGGGTAACGACGGGGGTAGCGAAACTTACGTTGCGAGCAAAATAAAAGCCTGCGAGAATGTAGGATTTAAATCTTCGCTTATTCGTTTAGAAGCTGGTGTTACTCAGGAAAAATTACTGGAGACCGTTCACGCTTTGAATAGTAATCCTGATGTAGATGGTTTTATAGTTCAATTACCTCTTCCTAAACATATTAGTGAACAAAAAATAATCGAAGCCATTGATCCAAAAAAAGATGTAGATGGTTTTCATCCTATAAATGTGGGAAGAATGGTTCTTAACCTGCCCTGCTACGTGAGCGCAACGCCTAACGGCATTTTAGATCTGCTCAATAGGTATAAGATTGAAACAAGCGGGAAAAATTGTGTGGTAATTGGCCGCAGTAATATAGTAGGTTCACCCATGAGTATATTGCTTGCTAAAAATACAAATTTGGGAAATTGCACTGTTACGCTTTGTCACAGCAAAACCAAAGATTTAAAATCTCATACCTTAAACGCCGACATCATTATTTGCGCACTTGGTCAGCCTGAATTTTTAAAAGCAGATATGGTTAAAGAGGGCGTAGTTGTTATAGATGTTGGCACAACACGCGTTCCTAGTACTGAAACAAAGAGTGGCTTTAAATTAAAAGGCGATGTTAAGTTTGATGAAGTCTCGCCAAAATGCAGTTATATTACTCCGGTGCCGGGTGGTGTTGGTCCTATGACCATTGCATCATTAATTAAAAATACCTTGTTAGCAGCGAAAAAAGAAATTTATTCTTAA
- a CDS encoding PIN domain nuclease encodes MKKIFVDTNILVDLIADRRPYSKFALEIFTKAEEKKIRLFTSSHSIATTHYLLKEYREEKDLREILSDLMEFIQVISVDADVIKKGLRSKHKDFEDALQIFCASSVEKMDCIVTRNIKDFRDSELPVFSPDELVKKLK; translated from the coding sequence ATGAAAAAAATATTTGTCGATACAAATATTCTTGTCGACTTAATTGCTGATCGGCGACCATACAGCAAATTTGCACTGGAGATTTTTACAAAAGCAGAAGAGAAAAAAATCCGCTTATTCACGTCCTCACACTCGATTGCCACCACACATTACCTTTTAAAAGAATACAGAGAAGAGAAAGATCTTCGCGAAATACTTTCCGACCTCATGGAGTTTATCCAGGTTATTTCAGTTGACGCCGATGTGATAAAAAAAGGATTACGATCAAAACATAAGGACTTTGAAGATGCCCTGCAAATTTTCTGTGCTTCTTCAGTGGAAAAAATGGATTGTATTGTTACCCGCAATATTAAAGACTTCCGCGATTCAGAACTCCCGGTTTTTAGTCCCGACGAACTGGTGAAAAAACTTAAATAA
- a CDS encoding ABC transporter — translation MLIISIGIMALVGILSAIDAIKNGINDNFTSMGANTFTIRNADVNIRVGKRGRKAKTYEAISFKEAVRFKNEFNYPALTSVSTLASFSARLKYGSVKTNPNIQVFGGDENYLATAGYELEKGRNFTASEISGSTHITLIGKDVEQALFGVKGNALDKFIKIGASKYKVVGVLKPKGNSSGFGGDKITLIPLSTARQYFGRPDMSFTINVLTKNSALVNILLHEAEGLFRKIRKIPITGKSDFDIIKSDNLATMLIGNLQKVTMGATIIGLITLLGAAIGLMNIMLVSVTERTREIGIRKAMGATQAIIKNQFLIESVVICVLGGLIGIIFGIIIGNLISLALDTGFFIPWFWIITGVIICVIVGLLSGYLPAQRASRLDPIDSLRFE, via the coding sequence ATGCTGATTATTAGCATTGGGATTATGGCTTTAGTAGGAATTCTTTCTGCCATCGACGCTATCAAGAATGGCATCAATGATAATTTCACCAGCATGGGGGCCAATACTTTTACAATTCGTAATGCCGACGTTAATATTCGTGTTGGAAAAAGAGGACGCAAAGCCAAGACTTACGAAGCCATTTCTTTTAAAGAAGCTGTACGTTTCAAAAATGAGTTTAACTACCCTGCACTCACTTCTGTCTCAACTTTAGCAAGCTTTTCGGCCCGTTTAAAATATGGGAGCGTAAAAACTAATCCCAACATACAGGTTTTTGGTGGCGATGAAAATTATCTTGCGACTGCGGGTTACGAACTGGAAAAAGGAAGGAATTTTACTGCTTCCGAAATTTCCGGTAGTACGCATATAACCCTCATAGGTAAAGATGTTGAACAGGCTTTATTCGGGGTAAAAGGAAACGCGCTTGATAAGTTTATTAAAATCGGTGCCAGCAAATACAAGGTTGTTGGTGTTTTGAAACCCAAAGGAAATAGTTCAGGATTTGGCGGAGATAAGATCACATTAATACCTCTCAGCACTGCGCGCCAGTATTTTGGAAGACCCGATATGAGCTTTACCATTAATGTTCTTACGAAAAACAGTGCGCTTGTAAACATTTTATTGCACGAGGCAGAAGGCTTGTTCAGAAAAATAAGAAAGATTCCGATCACTGGTAAATCTGATTTCGATATTATAAAATCGGATAACCTGGCAACTATGCTAATTGGCAATCTTCAAAAAGTCACCATGGGTGCAACCATAATTGGTTTAATAACATTACTGGGAGCGGCCATTGGCTTAATGAATATCATGCTGGTAAGTGTAACCGAACGCACCCGCGAAATTGGTATCCGTAAAGCGATGGGTGCTACACAAGCCATTATTAAAAATCAATTTCTCATCGAAAGTGTGGTGATATGCGTATTGGGCGGATTGATAGGAATTATATTCGGAATTATTATTGGAAACCTCATAAGCCTTGCTTTAGACACTGGCTTCTTTATTCCCTGGTTCTGGATTATTACTGGTGTTATTATTTGTGTGATTGTGGGTTTATTAAGTGGCTATCTTCCCGCTCAACGAGCTTCCCGCTTAGATCCTATTGATAGTTTGAGATTTGAGTAG
- a CDS encoding acyl-CoA dehydrogenase, translating into MATDNFQAHDYYLMDELLSDEHKLIRETARAWVKKEVSPIVEGACQKAEFPKQWIKGLAEIGAFGPYIPTEYGGAGLDQISYGLIMQELERGDSGLRSTASVQSSLVMFPIFTYGSEEQKRKYLPKLASGDMMGCFGLTEPDHGSNPNGMITNFKDAGDGKHVVLNGAKMWISNSPFADIAVVWAKDEAGDIRGIVVERGMKGFTTPETHGKWSLRASATGELVFDNVMVPKENIFPNIKGLKGPLGCLNSARYGISWGVIGAAMDCYDSALRYSKERIQFGKPIGAFQLTQKKLAEMITEITKAQLLTWRLGVLKNEHRASPAQISMAKRNNVHMAITIAREARQIHGGMGITGEYPIMRHMMNLESVITYEGTHDIHLLITGMDITGFNAFS; encoded by the coding sequence ATGGCAACTGACAATTTTCAAGCACACGACTACTATTTAATGGACGAGCTTTTAAGCGACGAACATAAATTAATTCGCGAAACAGCCCGTGCCTGGGTTAAAAAAGAAGTATCTCCAATTGTGGAAGGGGCTTGTCAAAAAGCTGAATTTCCAAAACAATGGATTAAGGGTTTGGCAGAAATCGGCGCCTTTGGCCCCTATATTCCAACAGAATATGGAGGAGCGGGTCTTGACCAGATTTCTTACGGTTTAATTATGCAGGAACTGGAACGTGGCGACAGTGGCCTACGCTCTACTGCTTCAGTACAAAGTTCGCTTGTAATGTTTCCGATTTTCACTTATGGCAGCGAAGAACAAAAAAGAAAATACTTGCCGAAATTAGCATCTGGCGATATGATGGGTTGTTTTGGTTTAACAGAACCAGATCATGGAAGTAACCCCAATGGTATGATTACTAATTTTAAAGATGCTGGAGATGGTAAACATGTAGTTCTTAACGGAGCGAAAATGTGGATCTCCAATTCGCCTTTTGCAGATATTGCAGTGGTTTGGGCTAAAGATGAAGCCGGCGATATTCGCGGAATAGTTGTTGAAAGAGGAATGAAAGGATTTACAACTCCCGAAACACATGGCAAATGGAGTCTTCGTGCCAGTGCAACAGGTGAATTGGTTTTTGATAATGTGATGGTTCCAAAGGAAAATATTTTTCCAAATATTAAAGGATTAAAAGGTCCTTTAGGATGCTTGAACAGTGCGCGTTATGGAATTTCATGGGGAGTTATTGGAGCCGCAATGGATTGTTATGACAGTGCTTTACGTTACAGTAAAGAACGTATCCAATTTGGAAAACCAATTGGTGCTTTTCAGTTGACTCAAAAAAAATTAGCTGAAATGATAACTGAAATTACCAAAGCGCAATTATTAACATGGAGATTAGGTGTTTTAAAAAATGAACACCGCGCTAGTCCTGCTCAAATAAGTATGGCTAAACGTAATAACGTGCACATGGCAATTACAATTGCACGTGAAGCACGTCAGATACATGGTGGCATGGGTATAACGGGTGAATATCCAATTATGCGTCACATGATGAATTTAGAAAGTGTTATTACTTATGAAGGAACTCACGACATCCATTTATTAATTACAGGAATGGACATTACTGGCTTTAATGCCTTCAGTTAA
- a CDS encoding 50S ribosomal protein L9 yields MEVILKQDIKGLGYKDDKVTVANGYGRNFLLPKGMATLATESAKKMHAEILKQRAFKEDKLRKEASANAEKLSGVSIKVGAKAGENGKIFGSVTTIQIADALTKAGYNIERKNIEITEDTIKQLGTYSAKVRLYKEVAATVSFEVVAE; encoded by the coding sequence ATGGAAGTTATTTTAAAACAAGATATTAAAGGTTTAGGTTACAAAGACGATAAAGTTACCGTTGCAAACGGTTACGGTCGTAACTTTTTATTACCTAAAGGTATGGCTACATTAGCTACCGAAAGCGCTAAAAAAATGCACGCTGAAATCTTAAAACAACGTGCGTTTAAAGAAGATAAATTACGTAAAGAAGCAAGTGCAAACGCCGAGAAATTATCTGGTGTAAGCATTAAAGTTGGTGCAAAAGCAGGCGAAAATGGTAAAATTTTCGGTTCTGTTACCACCATCCAGATAGCTGATGCTTTAACAAAAGCTGGTTACAACATTGAACGTAAAAACATCGAGATTACTGAAGACACAATCAAACAATTAGGTACCTATTCTGCAAAAGTACGTTTGTACAAAGAAGTTGCGGCTACTGTAAGTTTTGAAGTTGTAGCTGAATAA
- the rpsR gene encoding 30S ribosomal protein S18: MAAPKDIRYLNPPTAEAKKKKYCRFKKSGIKYIDYKDPDFLLKFVNEQGKLLPRRLTGTSLKFQRKVAQAVKRARHLSLMPYVADLMK, encoded by the coding sequence ATGGCAGCACCAAAAGATATCAGATATCTGAACCCTCCAACAGCAGAGGCTAAAAAGAAAAAGTATTGCCGCTTCAAAAAAAGCGGAATTAAATATATTGATTACAAAGACCCTGATTTTTTATTGAAATTTGTAAACGAACAAGGTAAATTGTTACCACGTCGTTTAACAGGAACTTCTTTAAAATTTCAGCGTAAAGTGGCACAAGCTGTAAAACGTGCCCGTCACTTATCATTAATGCCATACGTGGCCGATTTAATGAAATAA
- a CDS encoding 30S ribosomal protein S6 yields MEKRYETVFILTPVLSDDQAKEAAKKFKKTITDLGGKIVNEENWGLKKLAYPIQKKTTGFYHLLEYAGEGQDIINALELSFKRDERILRFLTVALDKHAVAYADKRKGLVADGKVKKKETATS; encoded by the coding sequence ATGGAAAAACGCTATGAGACGGTCTTCATTTTAACTCCCGTTTTGTCTGATGATCAGGCAAAGGAGGCCGCAAAAAAATTTAAAAAAACCATCACTGATCTGGGAGGCAAGATCGTGAATGAAGAGAACTGGGGCCTGAAAAAACTGGCTTACCCTATTCAAAAGAAAACAACTGGTTTCTACCACTTACTGGAGTATGCAGGAGAAGGACAAGACATCATCAACGCACTTGAATTAAGTTTCAAACGTGATGAACGTATTCTTCGTTTCTTAACTGTAGCTTTAGACAAGCACGCTGTAGCTTATGCTGATAAACGCAAAGGTTTAGTTGCTGATGGTAAGGTTAAGAAAAAAGAAACCGCAACTTCTTAA